A single window of Mycolicibacterium aurum DNA harbors:
- a CDS encoding division/cell wall cluster transcriptional repressor MraZ yields the protein MFFGTYTPRLDDKGRLTLPAKFRDALAGGLMVTKSQDHSLAVHPRAEFEEMIAEISAKAKRGNPQARAYLRNLAASTDEQYPDAQGRITLSMEHRRYANLTKDCVVTGSIGFLEIWDAQAWQDYQELHEENFSAASDEALGDIL from the coding sequence ATGTTCTTCGGCACCTACACGCCACGTCTCGACGACAAAGGGCGACTGACGTTGCCCGCCAAGTTCCGCGACGCGCTGGCAGGAGGGTTGATGGTCACCAAAAGCCAAGATCACAGCCTTGCTGTCCATCCGAGGGCCGAGTTCGAGGAGATGATCGCCGAGATCTCCGCCAAGGCCAAGCGGGGCAATCCGCAGGCCCGCGCCTACCTGCGCAACCTGGCCGCCAGTACCGACGAGCAGTACCCCGACGCACAAGGCCGCATCACGCTCTCCATGGAGCACCGCCGCTACGCGAACCTGACCAAGGACTGCGTGGTGACGGGGTCGATCGGGTTCCTGGAAATCTGGGATGCCCAGGCGTGGCAGGACTACCAGGAGCTTCACGAAGAGAACTTCTCCGCGGCCAGCGATGAAGCACTCGGCGACATTCTTTGA